A window of the Xiashengella succiniciproducens genome harbors these coding sequences:
- a CDS encoding DUF4301 family protein translates to MITQSDLTQITAKGIDKISLEEQLERFAKGFEPLNIVRPATVADGIVRLDDTELEASVQEYERAIKQGVSVAKFVPASGAATRMFKDLFSYLDNPADLALLSENHPVRQFIEQAHRFAFFPLLTTLVDTDINDIDHRRQHAVAVISALLESNGLNYGFLPKGLVHFHRYGDQIRTSMEEHLVEGALYVKDSSERVRIHFTISPQHEEYFRKQLDAAIPELKKTYGILPEVSFSFQKPHTDTLAAGPDNRPFRDEEGKLLFRPGGHGALIENLNEQETEIVFIKNIDNVVPEHLLGSTVRYKKALGGLLIKLRKSIYNYLTKLETSSDNSLIDEISTFLQDELYVQLPDSFKALGPDQKAEYLRTYLNRPIRVCGMVKNVGEPGGGPFWIREKNGQESLQILESSQFDLSNAAQKAVFNSATHFNPVDLVCSLFDYKGRKFDLKQYTNPETGFISEKSYNGRPLKALELPGLWNGAMASWITLFVEVPLSTFNPVKVVNDLLRSQHQPA, encoded by the coding sequence ATGATAACACAGTCAGACCTGACCCAGATCACAGCAAAAGGCATTGACAAAATATCTCTGGAAGAGCAACTAGAGAGATTTGCCAAAGGCTTTGAACCGTTGAACATTGTAAGACCAGCCACCGTAGCCGACGGTATTGTAAGGCTTGATGATACGGAACTTGAAGCGTCGGTACAAGAATATGAAAGGGCCATAAAACAAGGAGTATCTGTTGCAAAGTTTGTTCCTGCATCTGGAGCCGCTACCAGGATGTTTAAAGACCTCTTTTCGTATCTTGATAACCCGGCTGATTTAGCATTACTTTCTGAAAACCATCCTGTGCGGCAGTTTATCGAACAGGCTCATCGTTTCGCCTTTTTCCCACTGCTTACAACCTTGGTAGATACTGATATAAATGATATTGACCATAGAAGGCAACATGCTGTAGCTGTTATCTCGGCTCTCCTGGAAAGCAATGGTCTAAACTATGGCTTTTTGCCAAAGGGACTAGTGCATTTTCACAGGTATGGAGACCAAATCCGCACATCGATGGAAGAACACCTTGTCGAAGGGGCTCTATATGTAAAAGACTCATCAGAAAGAGTTAGGATACACTTTACCATAAGCCCTCAGCATGAGGAGTATTTCAGGAAACAGTTGGATGCTGCTATACCCGAACTGAAAAAGACTTATGGAATATTACCTGAGGTAAGTTTTAGCTTCCAGAAGCCGCACACAGATACCCTGGCAGCAGGTCCTGACAACAGGCCATTTAGAGATGAAGAGGGGAAACTATTGTTCAGGCCGGGAGGCCACGGTGCTCTAATAGAAAATCTGAATGAACAGGAAACAGAAATCGTTTTTATAAAGAATATTGACAACGTAGTGCCAGAGCATCTGCTTGGAAGCACTGTCAGATATAAAAAGGCTTTGGGTGGTTTACTAATAAAGCTCAGGAAGAGCATTTATAATTACCTCACAAAGCTTGAGACCTCGTCTGATAACAGTCTTATTGATGAAATAAGCACCTTCCTGCAAGATGAACTTTATGTACAGCTTCCCGATTCTTTCAAGGCCTTAGGTCCTGATCAAAAGGCAGAGTACCTTCGCACCTACCTCAACCGTCCTATCCGTGTTTGCGGTATGGTCAAAAATGTGGGAGAACCAGGAGGTGGTCCTTTCTGGATAAGAGAGAAGAACGGTCAGGAAAGCTTGCAGATACTTGAAAGTTCTCAGTTTGATTTGAGCAATGCTGCTCAGAAGGCAGTATTCAATTCTGCAACCCACTTCAACCCAGTTGACCTTGTTTGTTCCCTTTTTGATTATAAAGGCAGAAAGTTTGATTTAAAGCAGTACACAAATCCGGAAACCGGTTTTATTTCAGAGAAGTCATACAACGGGCGTCCATTAAAGGCACTGGAACTACCGGGACTTTGGAATGGAGCCATGGCATCATGGATAACACTCTTTGTAGAAGTACCCTTAAGTACCTTTAATCCGGTCAAAGTGGTGAACGATTTGCTACGGTCACAGCACCAACCTGCCTAA